TCGGCAATTACCTTTCCGGAACCGTCCATCATGAATTTATAGACCATCATCCGGTCATAGTTTACCACCTTTGACAGCGTTTCCAGAAGATGATTCCAGAGTTCTTTTTCGTTATCAATGATGTAAAAATTATCATACTTATTGGAAATCCTCTTGTCAGGATTGATCAGGACTTCTTCGAATTCAAGAAAAATGGAAGATTCACTCCTGAAAACAGAAAAGTGATACTCTTTTTCGTTGATAAAAATTTTGTCGAAATAGGTTTCGTTTTTACGTCTGGTAAACCTTTCCAGAGAAGTATATATTTCTGAATTGATAATACTCTGAAAACTTTCCGGAAAGTCTGTAATCTTCTTTTCGAAAAGCTTTTCCGGGCTTTCGATGGTAAATATATCCGAGATATTCCTGCTAAAAAAAGTGATGGTATGGGATTCCGCATCAATGCCTATCAAATAGCCAAAACTTTGTATAGAACCCGGAATATGGATAGGTTCTTCATGACATTCTACAAAATTCATATATCTCTTCAGTCTATTAATCAAATATAGCGTTTTTTTGAACAGTGTTCACTTTTGTGGTATCTAATTTCAAAGCTCACTCTACGACGCATTCATGGGAGATAACGGATAAAAAATGTATAAAAAACGCATTTAAATATTCTTCATTTTTACCCCTTTTTTATGCCATGTTTCTAAAATATACGAAAAAAAATCCAATAATCAGGTTATGCACTCTTTAATCATGATTCATAACATGGATTACAGATTATTAACTCTAATAATTGTTTTATTTAAACAATTTTCGCTAAATTTATATCACCAAATAATGAATATGATCAAAATTAATTGAATTATTCACAATAAATTCAATATAAAATTTAAATTCAAATAATACTATTATGAAAAAGTTCCCATTAATTTTATTTTCTCTGATCCTCTCTGTAGGATTATGGAATCCATCAGAAGCATGTACAAGGGTAGTTTACAAAGGACCACAGAACACCGTTATTACAGCCCGTTCTATGGACTGGCGTGATGAAATCCCTGCCAATTTATGGGTTTTGCCAAAAGGTATAGACCGTAACGGGCAGGTAGGTTCTAAATCAGTAAAATGGACTGCCAAATACGGAAGCCTCGTCAGTACGTCATGGGATATTGCATCATCAGACGGAATGAACGAAAAAGGATTGGTTGCTAATCTGCTTTGGCTGGGAGAATCTCAATATCCAAAATTCGATGGAAAAGGAAGTAAAAAGGGAATTGCCATCTCATTATGGGCACAATATTATCTTGATAATTTCGCCACCGTAAAAGAAGCTGTAGAGCATTCACAAAAAGAACCGTTCGTGATTGTAAGCGATTATATTCCAGGAACAGAGAGATTTACTACCGTTCACCTTTCCATTTCCGATGCTTCAGGAGACAGTGCCGTATTCGAATATATTAACGGAAAACTGGTGATCCACCATGATCCTTCTTACACCGTTATGACCAACTCTCCTATTTTTGAGGAACAGCTCGCTCTTAACAATTACTGGAAAGGGATTCCCGGAACAGTTATGCTTCCTGGGACTAACCGCGCTGCAGACCGCTTTGTGAGAGCTTCATACTACATCAATGCAATTCCGCAGACTGCCGATACCCGCACAGCAGTAGCCAGTGTTTTCAGTGTCATCAGAAACTGTTCTGTACCTTATGGAATCTCTTCCGCTACCGAACCCAATATTTCATCCACAAGATGGCGTTCTGTTTCGGATCAGAAAAACCTGGTATATTATTTTGAAACCGTTTTCACTCCCAACACGTTCTGGGTAGATCTTAAAGATTTTGATTTAAGTTCTAAAGGAAAAGTGATGAAACTGGATCTTAGTGATAACCGCACTTATAATGGAAAATCCAATGCAGAGTTTAAAGAATCTGCACCCTTCACATTCTTAGGATTAAAATAGATATTTCGCCACAAAAAATGCTTGCGCTTAGTAAACAATGCCCTAAGTATGCCCCATTATGATTTGACGAGATACTAAAACGGGTTGGATAAGCAGTTGTGGTAAAATAGATTTCACAATAAAAAAACAAAAATAGATATGGCCTTTTTTTCGATTAAAAAGAAAAGCCTGATCCTGTGCATGCTGGCCTGTGCCTTATCAGTCCATGCACAAAATCAGGATTCTCTGAAGACCACACCTCCTCCACAGGAAGAAGACAATGTAAAATATCCACAGCTGCAGATCAAAGGCCTTTTTCAGGCACGTTATCTGGTAGGAATGTCTAAAGATGTTGATGTAAACGGGCTTCATCATACCGATGGCTCCGGAACTGATAATAATTTCATGCTCAAATACATGAGGGTTCAGGTTCGCGCACAGATCAGTAAACGAACGGAAGTTGTTGTTTTGGCTAACCTTGCCGATTTTAAAAATGACCCCAAAAGCAGAGTTCTTGAAAACGCTTATCTGAAGTATACCTTCAATCCTAAATTAGCCATTACTGTAGGACAGTTCAGACCTTGGTTCGGTATTGAAGAGACTTATCCTATTGATATTATCAAATCTCTAGACTGGTCCAATCAATATACGGAATTTGGAAAACTGGGCTGGACAAGTTTCCAGATCGGAATGTCTGCCACAGGACAACTTCAACTCGGGGAAATCCCTTTCCAATATGCTGTTTCAGTAGTGAATGGAAATGGAAAGAATCAGATCAATGATAATGACAACGGAAAGCAGTATTCTACCCGTCTTGTTTTCGGATTATCTAAAAAATACCATTTCAATGTAGGGCTGAATGGAGGTACCGGAGAAGTCTTCAGCAAAAAGGTGTATGCCTTAGGTATAGATCTAAGCTCACTGATCCAGTTTGATCCAAAATGGAGCCTTGATATGCAGCTGGAAGCTAAACAGGCTACCAACCATGTTCTGTACAACTCCATTGCCCCGGAATTACGTCCTGAAAATCCCGATCAGTATTTGATACGAGGAGCCTACTTCCTGCCGAATCTGAGATACGAGATCAACCACAAAAATCTCAGTGCTTTCGAATTATCCTGCCGCTACGAATATCTTGACACCAATTTCAGAATGGCTTCTAACCCAAGACAGACCATTACCCCAATGTTCGGATTGGAATTCCTGAAAAATTACGGGGCAAGAATTCAGCTGGGAGTACAATTTGACCGCTACAAATATCAGGTGGAAAACACCTCACAATACAACAACAATCTATTTATAGTGCAAGTTCAGAGTAGATTTTAACGATTAAATAGTTAGTATCATGAAAGAAATTAATATCAAAAACGTAGCGATCACATTTGTTGTTGCGTTAATTATATGGTTCATCCCTGCTCCGGAGGGTGTTGCAGAAAATGCCTGGCATCTTTTTGCCATCTTTGCGGCAACTATTTTAGGGATCATTCTTAAAGCGGCTCCAATGGGTACGATGTGTATGATGGCCATTGGTTTTACAGCCCTTACACAGGTAGTTGCTCCGGGAGATGCCGGAAAATCCATTACCAAAGCTCTTTCCGGTTTTGGAGACAAAGTAATCTGGCTGATCGGAATTTCATTCTTTATTGCCAGAGGATTTATCAAAACAGGATTGGGAAACCGTATCGCCTTTTTATTCATCAGAGTCTTTGGTAAAAGTTCACTGGGACTTGCTTACGGATTAGGACTTGCTGATGTTTGTCTGGCTCCTGCTATTCCGAGTAATACAGCAAGAGGTGGTGGGATTATCTACCCTATTATGAAATCTATGGCAATAAGCTTCGATTCCGTTCCTGAAAAACCGGAAACCCATAGAAAACTAGGATCATTCCTGACTTTGAACAGCTATTATATGAACCTCATCGCTTCTTCCATGTTCCTTACCGGGACAGCCAGTAACCCGATGTGTCAGAAATTTGCCGCCAATCTTGGGATTGATATTACCTGGATGTCATGGGCTGCAGCAGGTTTCATTCCCGGTGCGGTAGCGTTCTTTGTTGTTCCTTTGGTATTGTACAAATTATATCCGCCTGAACTGAAAAAAACAGGTGATGCTCCAAAAATGGCCGCTCAGAAATTAAAAGAAATGGGACCTATTTCCAGAAACGAATGGCTGATGCTGCTAGCATTTTTTATTCTGCTGGCCCTTTGGATATTTGGAGGAGCACTTTCTATTGATGCTACCACTACAGCATTCATCGGATTAACACTATTGCTGTTAACTTCAGTATTAACCTGGGAAGATGTAAAAGGAGAAAAAGGAGCATGGGATACTATCGTTTGGTTCGCTGTACTGGTGATGATGGCAAGCTCTTTAAATGAATTAGGTTTCATTGGATGGTTCAGTAACCTTATCAAAGTACAAATTGGAGGTTTGAGCTGGCAGGTAGCCTTCCCGGTTATTATTATAGTCTATTTCTTCAGTCACTATATTTTTGCCAGTGCTACCGCTCACGTAGCGGCTATGTATGCAGCATTACTAGGTGTTGGGGTTTCTTTGGGAATCCCTCCAATGTTACTGGCAATGATGCTTGGTTTCATGGGTTCTATTTATGGAGTGCTTACCCATTATGGCCACGGTCCGGCTCCGGTATTCTTCGGAAGTGGATATGTAGATCTCAAAGCCTGGTGGGTAAGAGGTCTTGAAATAGGAATCGTACTATTGATCATTTATATGGTTGTAGGAGGATTGTGGATGAAAGTCTTAGGATATTATTAATTATTAAATCAAAAATATGTTATCAACACTGTCAAGAAAAATGCTGATGTGCCTTACAGGACTCTTTTTGGGATTCTTCCTGTTGATTCATTTCCTTGGAAATCTTCAGCTTTTTCTTCCACAAGAACAGGCACACCTGCAATTTAATGCCTATTCGCATTTTTTATCAGGAAACATCATTATTAAAATAGTGTCTTACGTCTTATATGCCAGTATCATTCTGCATGCTGTAGACGGGCTTATGATCACTTTAAAGAATAAAAAATCAGGCGGCGGCTATCAGAGAGACGGACGCGGAAGAGCCAGCAAATGGGCCTCCAGAAATATGGGAATCCTCGGAACATTAATTCTGATTTTCCTGGTGATCCATTTCCAGAACTTCTGGTATATCTATAAATTCGGAAATCCGCCTTTGGATGAAAACGGAAACAAAGATCTCTACATTCTGGTAGTGAATGTCTTTAAAGAATGGTGGTACGTTATCATTTATGTTTTATCAATGATTGCTTTATGCTATCACCTGATTCATGGGATACACAGTGCGGTAAGAACGCTGGGACTGTATCATCCTAAGTTTGTACAATGGTTCAAAACTATCGGAATTGCCTATTCAATCATTATCTGTATAGGTTTTGCATTGATGCCGGTGTATGTATTCTTTACTTATCATTAAACAGAACGGTCATGATTTTAGATTCAAAAATACCACAAGGCCCATTGGAACATAAATGGGAAAATTATAAAAAGAAAGCAAGACTCGTGAATCCTGCCAACCGAAAAAAACTGGATGTAATTGTTGTAGGAACCGGACTGGCGGGAAGTTCTATTGCAGCTTCCTTGGGAGAGATGGGCTATAATGTCAAATCATTCTGTTTTCAGGACAGCCCGAGAAGAGCACACTCTGTGGCAGCACAGGGAGGTGTAAATGCAGCAAAAAACTATAAAAACGATGGTGACAGTGTATACAGAATGTTTGTAGACACGCTAAAAGGCGGAGATTTCAGAGCCCGTGAAGCCAATGTATACCGTATGGCAGAATGTTCTCTGAACCTTATTGACCAAGCTGTAGCACAAGGCGTACCTTTTGGACGTGAATACGGAGGATATCTGAATAACCGTTCTTTCGGTGGAGTTCAGGTAAGCCGTACTTTTTATGCCAGAGGGCAAACCGGACAACAGTTACTTCTGGGGGCTTATCAGGCTTTAATGCGACAGGTGGGAAAAGGCTCTGTACAATTATTTTCAAGACATGAAATGCTTGATCTGGTTACCGTTGACGGGAAAGCCAGAGGAATTATCGTTAGGAATTTAGACACAGGAGAAATTGAAAGACATGCAGCACATGCTGTAATACTGGCAACAGGTGGCTACGGAAAAATCTACTATCTGTCTACCCTTGCCATGGGATGTAATGGCTCTGCCATATGGAGAGCCCATAAAAAAGGAGCTTTAATGGCTTCTCCAAGCTGGATTCAGGTACACCCTACTTCTCTTCCACAATCCGGAGATTATCAGTCTAAACTGACCTTAATGTCTGAATCATTGCGTAATGACGGACGAATCTGGGTTCCGTTGAAAGAAGGTGAAAACAGACCACCCAATGATATTCCGGAAAATGAAAGGGATTATTATCTTGAAAGACGATATCCGGCTTTCGGAAATCTTGCTCCAAGGGATATTTCTTCCCGTGCGGCAAAGGAAAGAATTGATGCCGGTTTCGGAATCGGGCCTTTGAAAAATGCAGTATATCTTGATTTTTCAAAAGCAATACAAGAACAGGGAAAAGATAAGATCAGGGAAAAATATGGAAACTTATTTGATATGTATCTTAAAATAACAGGATATGATGCCTATAAGGAACCTATGATGATCTCTCCTTCTGCACACTTCTCCATGGGTGGGCTTTGGGTAGATTATGAACTGATGACCACTGTTCCGGGACTTTTTGCTTTAGGTGAAGCTAATTTTGCAGATCATGGTGCCAACAGATTAGGCGCAAACTCTCTTTTACAGGCTTCAGTAGACGGATATTTCATTGCTCCTTATACAATTGCCAATTATCTGGCCGATGAAATTCATACCGGAAAAATTTCACCGGATACTCCGGAATTTGAACATGCTGAACAAGCAGTGAAAGAACAGATTCAGGACTTTATGAACATCAAAGGAACCAAAACCGTTGATTATTTCCACAAAACATTAGGAAAACTCCTGTACGATTATTGTGGTCTGGCCAGAAACGAAGAAGGATTGAAATATGCCATTCAGGAGATCAGAAAACTGAAACAGGAATTCTACAAAGATGTAAGAGTTTCCGGACAGGGAGATAAAATGAATACCGAACTGGAAAAAGCAGGTCGTGTTGCTGATTATTTCGAAATCGGGGAACTGATGTGCTATGATGCATTAACCCGTAACGAATCCTGCGGAGCTCATTTCCGGGAAGAGTTCCAGACACCGGATGGAGAAGCGATGAGAAATGATACCGAATATCAGTTTATCTCTGCCTGGGCATGGACGGGTGAAAATGGCGAACCAGCATTGATTAAAGAGCCTTTAATCTTTGAAGAGATTCAGCCAACAGTAAGAAGTTACAAATAAAAAACAGAAAATTATGGATTTACATCTTAAGATATGGAGACAGAAAGACAGAAAAAGTGAAGGAAAACTCGTCGGTTATGACCTGAAAGGATTGAATTCCCATATGTCTTTCTTAGAAATGCTGGATACCCTGAATGAAAAACTGATCACTGAGGGAGATGAACCTGTAGAATTTGATCACGACTGCCGTGAAGGAATCTGTGGACAATGTGGGATGATGATTAACGGTATTGCCCATGGTCCTCTGAAAAATACAACGACCTGCCAGCTTCATTTAAGGTCTTTTAAAGATGGGGAAACGATTCTGATAGAACCATTCCGGGCTGAAGCTTTTCCTGTAAAGAAAGATTTAAAAGTAGATCGTTCTGCTTTTGACAGAATTATATCTTCAGGAGGTTTTGTATCTGTAAATACGGGGCAGGCTCCTGATGCAACGGCTATTCCAGTGACTCACCAAACGGCTGAAGAAGCTTTTGATTCTGCCGCATGTATCGGATGTGGAGCTTGTGTGGCTACCTGTAAAAATGGAAGTGCCGCCTTATTTACCTCTGCAAAGATTACCCACATGGCACTTCTTCCTCAGGGGAAAGAAGAACGAAGTAAAAGAGTATTGGATATGATTGCACAAATGGATACGGAATTATTCGGGCACTGCTCCAATACGGAAGCCTGTGAAGTGGAATGTCCTCAGGGAATTTCCGTACTCAATATCGCCAGAATGAATTTTGAGTATAACAGAGCTTTGTTTTTCAGAAAGAAAAATTAAATGAGACGAAAGTCGAAATGATACTACTTAAAAGGACGAATTTGCTTACTGACAAATTCGTCCTTTTTGTTTTTCTTTAAAATTTACATTCCTATGCATCTATCATTGCTACTACTCTCGCCGGAGCTGCAGATCCTCCGACAATTTTAAGAGGAAATACACAGATTTTAAATCCTGATGGAGGCAATGCTCCAAGATTGGTAAGCTGCTCGATGTGTAAATATTCTTTCTCAATTCCTACGCGGTGGCCTTCCCAGAAGAATTCGGGATCATTCAGTTCTTTGGCTTTTTGAGCCATATATTTTAGAGGAAGATCCCAGCCCCACTGATCAATTCCCATTACTTTTACGCCCTGATCAATCAGCCATTCTGTAGCTTCTTTACTCATTCCTGTTCCTTTTTCTACAAACTCCGGAGTTCCCATCAGCTTATCACGATCCGTTCTGATCAGTACAATATTTCCTTCCTGGATGGTGATCCCGTTTTTATTCAGATCATTTTTAAGATCATCTACAGTGATGGCTACAAAATCTTCTTTATGAGTACAGTCGATCACAATCCCTTCTCCATAGCACCACTCCAATGGAATCTGGTCTATTGTTTTAGCAGGTTTCCCTTCTACTACAGGGCCGTAATGCCATGGAGCATCAATATGGGTCGTAGCATGAAGTCCCATATTTTTGATAGTATCATCTGCCCAACCCGTCCAGTTTTTAGGAAAAAGTCTTGAAGGAAGTCTCAGTGCCAGACGAATCAGCCAATGTGATTTTCTGTGTGCTTTATGTTTAATTTTCACCCGCATGAACCATGGGTCGCCTGCATTATACTGAATAGGCTTTGTTAAATCGACAAGTGTTGTTTTCATATGATTTGGATAAGGAGACAAAGATAATAAAATGAACCTAAAAAGTGAATTAATATCTTTAAATCCCTTTAGGAATCATGATTTTCGCAGGTTGGTTTTCGTCATACATTATCTCAATCGTGCCGTGTATTGGAATGGAAGAAAGCTTCAAAAGACTGACAATTTTCTTGTAGACCGCAATATGTTCAGTACCTCTGAAATCTTTGAAGCTTACCTGAAACATGATTTGAGGCTGATCGTTCACGGTAAGTCCGGTCTGGGTTACACTGATGATATGGGCTTCAGCGTTTCTTCCCGTAAAAAGAAGTTGCTCATCTTTTTTATTCTTAAAAAATTTCCCTAAAATAAACTGGAAAATCAATACGAAAATAAGGATCATCACTCCACTGAAAATAATCGGGTGCATAAAGGTGAGGAAACGCCATCCAAAATCGTAAGATTCTGTGGTGTAGAAATAATAGTACAATCCCGCCACATAAGCAATCATCAATACTAAAAATATCAATCTGAGAACCATTCCTGAAGAATTAAATTGAGTCTGCTGTCCGGCTAAAATAAAATAAGGACTTTCTGAAGTATTGGGATTCAGTAACACCTTAACCGTATTTCCTTCATCAAATCTTTTTTCCTGTGGTTTTATATCATGAAACATCATTTCCTGTTCTATCTGAACATTCCTCAGATTAGCAAACGAAAGAATAATCTGAATGACATTGATGTTGGACTCAGGGATATATTTCAGGAGTTTATAATTCATAATTTTGGCCTCTCTGGGAGTTCCGTTTCGCAGAATAGACTGAATGGTATTCTTCTCCTTAAAGGTTTTTATAAAAAGAATATTGGTAAAGTACACAAGAATATATCCCCATATGATCAAAGAAAAACCGAGATATCCATAGCTCACGGCTAATGAATTTCTCGGTTCCCCTGTTCCTTCCGAAGTCATCATATAAATAAATATCGGAAAAGGTATGCAGAAAAAAAGGATGTAGACGGCCCAGAAAATGATCATGAATTTCATAACTGTTATTTTGTGTGGTCTGATAAAGTTATGATATTATTATGGAATGGCCGACTTCTTTTTACACCTCTTTTTCGAAATAAAGTCTGTAGTATTTTCCTTTATCATCTTCACCCATTTCAATTTTCTGTCTGTCTCCGTGGATGTAGATGTGGAAGTTCTTATCTAATTTAATGATACTCTTAAAGTGTCTCTGTGTCTTTTTTACCGCTGCTTCACTGATCGGGAATTCTTCAGCGATATTCACCTGCATATCCTGTTCGTAATCTGTTTTAAAGTTCACAAAACTTTCAATTACATGTTCGTCACCCAATACTTCACTGGCAAATTCATCCAGTTTAAACTCTTCTTTTTCTTTGAAGAAATTGATAGATTTATTAAGGAAATCTGCCTGATCCGCTTTGGAAACTTCAAATTCCTGAGGAAGCTGTTTTGTGATATAATCTTTATAGACCATCAACGCTTCCTGCGTGTGGAAATATTCGTCATCACGCTGTTTTACTTTCAGGAAATCTTCGAACCAGTAGTACATATCTCCGTTTTTGTTGTTGTCAACCACAGAAAGTATGTATCCGGTTTCTTTATTATTGTTATAAATCAAAGCCGCCTTATCAATTTTAGATAAACCAATTCCCTGATCTTTTTCAATGTCAAATGTTTCTTCTGCAGGATTTATTTTCAGGAAAGATTCTCTCTTCTCTGTTTTAAAGATCCCGATTTTATCTACCTTGTCCGGACGGTCACTTTCATCTTCAAAAAGAACGATAAAAAGCTCTCCACTCTGAACTCTTGGGTTTTCTGCCGCTTCAAAAAGATGCTTTGCAATATTCTCAGATTCCCAGATGAACTTGGATTTGTCATCAAAAATTTCAGATACAGCACTGTAAACCGGATTATTGACCAGGTAAGTATCACTGTAAAAATGGAAGGTTTCTTCCGATTTAAAAGAACCTAAAAAGTAATCTTCAAGCATTTCTGCCATTCCTTCTTCCAGTTTCAATTCCTCCTGGGAAATCGTCAGGGAATCCCCATTGATCTTATTTCCTACTCTGTGTACTATTATTTTTGAAAACATTTTTCTGAATATTTGGACTGCA
This region of Chryseobacterium culicis genomic DNA includes:
- a CDS encoding cyclase family protein; translation: MKTTLVDLTKPIQYNAGDPWFMRVKIKHKAHRKSHWLIRLALRLPSRLFPKNWTGWADDTIKNMGLHATTHIDAPWHYGPVVEGKPAKTIDQIPLEWCYGEGIVIDCTHKEDFVAITVDDLKNDLNKNGITIQEGNIVLIRTDRDKLMGTPEFVEKGTGMSKEATEWLIDQGVKVMGIDQWGWDLPLKYMAQKAKELNDPEFFWEGHRVGIEKEYLHIEQLTNLGALPPSGFKICVFPLKIVGGSAAPARVVAMIDA
- a CDS encoding succinate dehydrogenase cytochrome b subunit, with the protein product MLSTLSRKMLMCLTGLFLGFFLLIHFLGNLQLFLPQEQAHLQFNAYSHFLSGNIIIKIVSYVLYASIILHAVDGLMITLKNKKSGGGYQRDGRGRASKWASRNMGILGTLILIFLVIHFQNFWYIYKFGNPPLDENGNKDLYILVVNVFKEWWYVIIYVLSMIALCYHLIHGIHSAVRTLGLYHPKFVQWFKTIGIAYSIIICIGFALMPVYVFFTYH
- a CDS encoding nucleoid-associated protein, whose protein sequence is MFSKIIVHRVGNKINGDSLTISQEELKLEEGMAEMLEDYFLGSFKSEETFHFYSDTYLVNNPVYSAVSEIFDDKSKFIWESENIAKHLFEAAENPRVQSGELFIVLFEDESDRPDKVDKIGIFKTEKRESFLKINPAEETFDIEKDQGIGLSKIDKAALIYNNNKETGYILSVVDNNKNGDMYYWFEDFLKVKQRDDEYFHTQEALMVYKDYITKQLPQEFEVSKADQADFLNKSINFFKEKEEFKLDEFASEVLGDEHVIESFVNFKTDYEQDMQVNIAEEFPISEAAVKKTQRHFKSIIKLDKNFHIYIHGDRQKIEMGEDDKGKYYRLYFEKEV
- a CDS encoding succinate dehydrogenase/fumarate reductase iron-sulfur subunit, producing MDLHLKIWRQKDRKSEGKLVGYDLKGLNSHMSFLEMLDTLNEKLITEGDEPVEFDHDCREGICGQCGMMINGIAHGPLKNTTTCQLHLRSFKDGETILIEPFRAEAFPVKKDLKVDRSAFDRIISSGGFVSVNTGQAPDATAIPVTHQTAEEAFDSAACIGCGACVATCKNGSAALFTSAKITHMALLPQGKEERSKRVLDMIAQMDTELFGHCSNTEACEVECPQGISVLNIARMNFEYNRALFFRKKN
- a CDS encoding linear amide C-N hydrolase; the protein is MKKFPLILFSLILSVGLWNPSEACTRVVYKGPQNTVITARSMDWRDEIPANLWVLPKGIDRNGQVGSKSVKWTAKYGSLVSTSWDIASSDGMNEKGLVANLLWLGESQYPKFDGKGSKKGIAISLWAQYYLDNFATVKEAVEHSQKEPFVIVSDYIPGTERFTTVHLSISDASGDSAVFEYINGKLVIHHDPSYTVMTNSPIFEEQLALNNYWKGIPGTVMLPGTNRAADRFVRASYYINAIPQTADTRTAVASVFSVIRNCSVPYGISSATEPNISSTRWRSVSDQKNLVYYFETVFTPNTFWVDLKDFDLSSKGKVMKLDLSDNRTYNGKSNAEFKESAPFTFLGLK
- a CDS encoding porin, with the protein product MAFFSIKKKSLILCMLACALSVHAQNQDSLKTTPPPQEEDNVKYPQLQIKGLFQARYLVGMSKDVDVNGLHHTDGSGTDNNFMLKYMRVQVRAQISKRTEVVVLANLADFKNDPKSRVLENAYLKYTFNPKLAITVGQFRPWFGIEETYPIDIIKSLDWSNQYTEFGKLGWTSFQIGMSATGQLQLGEIPFQYAVSVVNGNGKNQINDNDNGKQYSTRLVFGLSKKYHFNVGLNGGTGEVFSKKVYALGIDLSSLIQFDPKWSLDMQLEAKQATNHVLYNSIAPELRPENPDQYLIRGAYFLPNLRYEINHKNLSAFELSCRYEYLDTNFRMASNPRQTITPMFGLEFLKNYGARIQLGVQFDRYKYQVENTSQYNNNLFIVQVQSRF
- a CDS encoding fumarate reductase/succinate dehydrogenase flavoprotein subunit, giving the protein MILDSKIPQGPLEHKWENYKKKARLVNPANRKKLDVIVVGTGLAGSSIAASLGEMGYNVKSFCFQDSPRRAHSVAAQGGVNAAKNYKNDGDSVYRMFVDTLKGGDFRAREANVYRMAECSLNLIDQAVAQGVPFGREYGGYLNNRSFGGVQVSRTFYARGQTGQQLLLGAYQALMRQVGKGSVQLFSRHEMLDLVTVDGKARGIIVRNLDTGEIERHAAHAVILATGGYGKIYYLSTLAMGCNGSAIWRAHKKGALMASPSWIQVHPTSLPQSGDYQSKLTLMSESLRNDGRIWVPLKEGENRPPNDIPENERDYYLERRYPAFGNLAPRDISSRAAKERIDAGFGIGPLKNAVYLDFSKAIQEQGKDKIREKYGNLFDMYLKITGYDAYKEPMMISPSAHFSMGGLWVDYELMTTVPGLFALGEANFADHGANRLGANSLLQASVDGYFIAPYTIANYLADEIHTGKISPDTPEFEHAEQAVKEQIQDFMNIKGTKTVDYFHKTLGKLLYDYCGLARNEEGLKYAIQEIRKLKQEFYKDVRVSGQGDKMNTELEKAGRVADYFEIGELMCYDALTRNESCGAHFREEFQTPDGEAMRNDTEYQFISAWAWTGENGEPALIKEPLIFEEIQPTVRSYK
- a CDS encoding anion permease — translated: MKEINIKNVAITFVVALIIWFIPAPEGVAENAWHLFAIFAATILGIILKAAPMGTMCMMAIGFTALTQVVAPGDAGKSITKALSGFGDKVIWLIGISFFIARGFIKTGLGNRIAFLFIRVFGKSSLGLAYGLGLADVCLAPAIPSNTARGGGIIYPIMKSMAISFDSVPEKPETHRKLGSFLTLNSYYMNLIASSMFLTGTASNPMCQKFAANLGIDITWMSWAAAGFIPGAVAFFVVPLVLYKLYPPELKKTGDAPKMAAQKLKEMGPISRNEWLMLLAFFILLALWIFGGALSIDATTTAFIGLTLLLLTSVLTWEDVKGEKGAWDTIVWFAVLVMMASSLNELGFIGWFSNLIKVQIGGLSWQVAFPVIIIVYFFSHYIFASATAHVAAMYAALLGVGVSLGIPPMLLAMMLGFMGSIYGVLTHYGHGPAPVFFGSGYVDLKAWWVRGLEIGIVLLIIYMVVGGLWMKVLGYY